The Carassius carassius chromosome 5, fCarCar2.1, whole genome shotgun sequence DNA window agattttgtgtTGTTATTGCGCCATGGATGTCTTTTGGAGAGGATACAGCACTTTTGTTCTCACAACATTTGTTTTTCAAGGTAAAgaacatgtaatataatatattaatatatattaaataacaacaaATATCTTTATTTACATGTTTAACTAGTAGAACTACGTTAGGCTAATTGTAGGCTTGTCGATAAACAATGTTGTCATGAATTAGCTTACTGTTTGTCAATACAGTTACACAGGCTAGTCGCTAACTTGGCTGTATTACAGGAACTTCCTCTCTTAATTCTTAATTTAAGAGTTTAAAAAGTTATGATAAAACGGCTGGATAAGATTATAAGTTAAGATGTTTCAATACAGGTCGAAGTTTATAACAGGCTAGCTCCATTGATAAAAAAGTATAACAGTTAGCTCcactaatgtatttttttttcttaattcataCATATTCAATAATGTTATTGCTACAGTGTTCAAATTTAAGGATATGGTCTTCTAACTTCTTTTGTTTTAAGTTTCCATCTgtgaatttatttgtatagtgctgtTTGCAGCAGATGCATAGACTGTATGTGAGGattttgatgtatggtttgtgtgtgtgtgtgtgtgtgtgtgtgtgtgtgcgcgtgtatgtATAATGTGTTTTGTCTAGTATTATAAGCCATGGTAATCTCTCCTTTTCCTTGTAGAAGTTACAGGATTCCTGATCAGGAATGAAGAACTGAGAAAGTGTGTACAGGTAAATGAAGGTCAGGTCAGCAGCAGGTTAACCCTGCAAGAGTGCAGAGCAGATTCAGCTCTGCAAGAGTGGCACTGGAATCCTGATACACGCTCCCTCAGCAACCCACAGACAGGATGGTGTTTAACTGCACCTCAGATCCAGGAGCATGAGAGTGTTTGGCTGCAAACTTGCAGCTCTGAGGAGGAGGATCATGAGGGCCAGACCTGGAGCTGCTCTAAAAAGGGTCTCCTGACGTTACACGGCAGGGGTCTGCACCTGAGCGTACGTCACGATACCTCCAAGGTCTTCCTTTCCAAAGATCGTGGGAAAGGCAGCAAGTGGAGGACGCTGGCTAATCAAACGGTATGCGAGGAGACAGACAGCACTCTTCATGGCCAGAATGTGTTACAAGATTCTCAGCAGACACTTTCGACTGGACCCCGAATCCTCACACAAATTCGATATTGGCATTGTAAGAGAAGTAGATTAGAAGTTCTTCATTAATGATGGGTCTGTGTTTCATGTATTCTGCCATCCCATCATTCTGATTAATGACATCTCATCTACTTCTTCAGTTAAAACTAGACTGCTGAGTGCCTGCTATCATTTCTGTTAGACCAGACCATATCAtcttatgttgtgtgtgtgtgtgttttttacttGCTCATCTGGTCATATTCATTTGTACCAGAGTTCCCACAGTACTGTAAATGGaagcatacatttttattttattttggtttgaagaCTCAGGAAGCCTCAAGCTGACACAAATAAGttattattaatgatttaataattataaatgaattatttattattttggtaCCTGAAATACAAAATGCAAATGCTTCCTAGCAATCTCTGTAAAATTTTTAAATACTTATGCAGGACTTCAAAATTCATTGGTCAAAAAGGGTGGGTACCCTGTGTACTATGTCTGTTCTGCTTCTAATAATTTCTATGACATATTGCATGATTGTATCTTTATAATctctttatttgattttatttttacttaagctGGGAATAATGACCAGACTTCAAGAATAAAGTCCATTGAAGCAACACAGACTTCAGATGCATCAGCTGAACCACAAAGTAGCATCGAGCCAGATGGACCATCTGTTAATGTGTTTACAACAGACTATGGTAAATGTGAAAAGAGCTCATCCGTTTCTTAAAAAAGTACAATTTATTTGATCTGTTTAATCAGTCAGGAAATATGGTATAAACATGcaaatgtttaaaacaaactgATCCTTAAATAGTTCATCTGACTTCTGTCCACATGAGGGCAACAGAGGAGAGGAAACCTAAACACGGTGCCATATCTTTGGTGATTAGCCAAAGAAACTTTGGTATAAattgaataattaataattaaagaaaataagataaaaaaaaaattattcatacacAAAAGAAGAATATTAGTTTGTGATAGTCTGTGTAGTAGTCTGATAGTCTGTTTGTGAAATGTGTTTAATAACAGGAACAGGCTGGAAAATGACAATGTTGCTTCTAAGCAGCTTGGCCCTGTTACTTGGGCTTGTGATCCTCACTCTTAACATCTACCAGAACAGGTAAGATATTTCTCATTTCTGGTAAATAAACTTTCAAGGCCTTCTCAATGCAAgactttaatttttttgtatgtaaattcagacataatgtatttttctttgaaatgAAACTGATCTATGAATGAGCTCACTGAGCTTTCGTAACAAGGAATGACTCGGCAACATGGTCTTCCACCTTTAAGAGTCACTGATCAATTTTTTGTCTTCATGCACAGGAGGAAGAAGACTGTGGTGGTGCTGAAATCCTACACTCCGACAGGAGAGGCCAGTCTGCCAGGGTCCCCGGTGCCTAGTGAGAGAGCCCCTCTAACCCGACACCCAATGAAAACTGCTCAGTCTCCCTCCATCCAGCGAGGCGAGATCCTTGTTGAATGGAAAGATGGAACAGTCACACCACTGTTTGAAACATATCTAACTGACTAAGTGGTGTCTTCTAGAGGAACTGGCTTTGAGTAATACAGGTCTGTCAGTCTGTCCACAAGGTATTGTTCCCAAGCAAACTGACAGACCTGTATTGGTGGCTAATTAATTGGGattgagcaataataataatcataaatagaATAATGACCATTGTCCAGGGAATCACTGCCAATTCCTTGATTATTGCCAATTTccaatgtattgatttatttgaaatgcagCTGTGGGATAAGTGGGATAAAGTTATTGCAagaaaataagactcacaagTCTCACAGTCATTATCACAACATTAGCACCAGTTTATTGATCAGGACTCAGAAGTCTCTGTCttcttaaaatcatttaaaatcaaatcaatatttcatgtgtgGGTTTATTCAGTTATTTGCTATAATGActgtctgactgtacattatccctaACATAGCTaacatcttttaaaaataatcacAGACATCTGTTAGGTTTACAGAATGCCATCCCTCTGTTGAATTTTGAAAAACTGAGGTTGGGTTCTGATCAAAGACAATATTCTGTACCTTGCCAAAAAGACATACGGTAACGTCAGGTCATATATAGATCAAACATAGCAAAAGATATACTCTATAATTAACAATGAATGCTTATGTAAGCTGCATTCCGTGTATGTAAAATAGAGAAATAAGAATGTTCTTTAATGGAAAGCAATAATACATTCAAAATATGCGTCTGAAACTGATTTAGTATTGAAGAAAAGTGTTGTGTTTAACAGTAAATTATTCTTGAATTGCATAAGCCGACATCTGCAATTGTTTTGATATCCTGCAGACAGTTGTCTTGTTAGTGTGATTGggaactaatttaaaatatatgaaaaacatttctataaaaaagaacattattaaaaatcaCATGTGATATATTAATATTGAATAATTCCAATAAATTACTGTTGACATACTTTGTTGCAACTTGCAAAGGGGTG harbors:
- the si:dkey-245n4.2 gene encoding uncharacterized protein si:dkey-245n4.2 isoform X2, with amino-acid sequence MDVFWRGYSTFVLTTFVFQEVTGFLIRNEELRKCVQVNEGQVSSRLTLQECRADSALQEWHWNPDTRSLSNPQTGWCLTAPQIQEHESVWLQTCSSEEEDHEGQTWSCSKKGLLTLHGRGLHLSVRHDTSKVFLSKDRGKGSKWRTLANQTVCEETDSTLHGQNVLQDSQQTLSTGPRILTQIRYWHSGNNDQTSRIKSIEATQTSDASAEPQSSIEPDGPSVNVFTTDYGQQRRGNLNTVPYLWNRLENDNVASKQLGPVTWACDPHS
- the si:dkey-245n4.2 gene encoding uncharacterized protein si:dkey-245n4.2 isoform X1, whose product is MDVFWRGYSTFVLTTFVFQEVTGFLIRNEELRKCVQVNEGQVSSRLTLQECRADSALQEWHWNPDTRSLSNPQTGWCLTAPQIQEHESVWLQTCSSEEEDHEGQTWSCSKKGLLTLHGRGLHLSVRHDTSKVFLSKDRGKGSKWRTLANQTVCEETDSTLHGQNVLQDSQQTLSTGPRILTQIRYWHSGNNDQTSRIKSIEATQTSDASAEPQSSIEPDGPSVNVFTTDYGTGWKMTMLLLSSLALLLGLVILTLNIYQNRRKKTVVVLKSYTPTGEASLPGSPVPSERAPLTRHPMKTAQSPSIQRGEILVEWKDGTVTPLFETYLTD